tttgactattttacaaatgaggaaactgaggcaaacaggattatgtatcttgcccaaggtcactcctTTAATGTCTCAccctggatttgaactaaggtcttcctgactccagacccagtgttatATCCATTGCATCAACATAGTGGCTCTAGAGTTAAAATTAtaaagaccattttcccctgtCATTTTTAGTCCAAAGACCATCCTTTTTTTCaagtaaaacagaagaaaaagaagaattaaatagttctgctttcttttctcatcaATTCACATAAAGACTTACCCTTACTCTTACCCTTTCCTTTGAGCCTCTATATTTCCCCAATATAACTAAATGCaacccctttctcttttccccaaattcccaattctttggTTGTTTCTAGCTTTCTCATAATTGAAAGTCACATGACTTAAGGTGGGGGAGGTGGCTCTTAGGCCCTCACTCTTCCTACACTAGTTGTTTACTCAGAGTAAATGAGTCCTTCATCCCAGGCCCATATGCTTGAAAGAAAAATTGTGCACACTTAGGCATGTTTTATGATGCAAGCAGTTTTAGCTGTGCAACTAATGGAAACAGGCTACTCTTAAATATCTGATAGTCACCATATTTAGGTATGTGTCACTTCTCCTATCTACCTGAAACATGCCCCCATTGTCTCCCATGTGGGTGACACCATCTTAGATAATCTAGCCAATGACTTATCCATCAAACTATGttcaactttttttcccttccctatcATAAAGTGTGAGGGAGACCCAttgcttctcctctctccccatacTCCAACTTTACACAGAAGTTAATTCTTCCCTCTTGGGGGAAAGTCATATTCCACAAAGAATTTCAATATGCCATATCAAGATGAGTCAAAAAATTGTTAGCCGCTGTTTTTTGCAGAATGCTGCTGCAGCAGATATATGTCACCAgatttcccagttttttctgacacagaaaatggttaagaaccccaATTATAAGATTACTTTTCATATATTGTGTATGGTCCtttcccattagaaggtaagctttCTGAGGAAAGAAtctgttttcccccttttctttttatccccagtacttaggaAAATTTCTGGCctatagtaagcaattaatataATGCATTTCATTTGCTCATTGATCTACTCCAATACCTTAATTTTACAACAGAGGACCCCTGAGCCACAGGAGGTCATTCAGCcaagaaatatttaattaagtgcttaatatgggCCAGAACTGTGCTGAGCAATAGgagtatgaagaaagaaaaaaaaatactccctgCCTTCATGTATCTTCCATTTTACgtacattctactgagggagacaacatgcaaattaaATAGGTGCACATTGGTAATCCTCAGCTTTCTTGGGGGTAACATtcctagaaaaaagaataaaagtaaaaaaaatgcaaGTATTGATAAAATTATAACCTATGGCAAATAAGGGATTAGATTCTGGGGGCCACCAAAAACTATTATCTTTCACAAGAGAGTGCTGAAAATACATCTTTCTCCATAAAATTCTTTATAATAGAACACTAAGTGTTATAATATGTAATTTTTCCTAACACAACTACGAAGTAACCCATAAAATGctgtacacaaaataaaactgattatatgcaaaacatttcGCTGTAGTAATTCCCTAAAATTTTGTGCTAAGACCtcaattaaaaatattgattTCTGACAATATTCACTTTTTGTAACATGAAATCTGCAGTACCCCAAATACTTTCCTTCTCTATAGATATAACAAATTATGGATTAGTTGACACCATGCATGCTTGTACTTAGCGATGAAAAGGACTTGCACTACATTTCATGGCCATATTTGCAACACATAACTTGAGTTCAAAGACACAAATTAAATAAGCAATGAATGCTTGGGAAATCTTTACTATACTCTATAATGGGAGATTGAACAAGACTTGTGAAGCATCTAGTAGGATACTGgctcctcataacaaccttaaCATCCTgattctcctttattttcctcttatGAGCATAGCTACAAATGTACATAGTTGCCAAATtcaaagtgaaaatgaggttattaataaaatcacATGAATGTTTGAAGGCATGAAAGTTAAATGAATCAATACTGAGGATCGACTGCATAGGGTATATAAAGAGCAAATGAGAAGTAACTTTAGAGAGTTCAAGCAACAGCAACTGAGGGTTACTGAACAAAGTTTCTTGCAATGGTGATTGAATTGGATCTTAATATAATCCTAGGACAGATGTGAGAGAGCACAGCATTACAGGAGATGGGTGTCACTCAGTATAAAGGCACAAAGgagggagatggagtatcatgaGTGAGGGTCAGCAAGTGGTCCAATGTATATGGATAGTTGAGTGTATGGAAAAGTACGTTATAAGAGGGACAAAACTATGAAGGCTCTAATGCCgaacagagaagtttgtattttatcctggagctAATAAGGAGCCACTCAAGCTCACTGAGCAGGAGGGTGATATGGACAGATTTAGTCTTTAGAAAATTGTTTATTGGTTGCTAAATGAAGGATATGTTGGAGTGTGAGAAGACTTGCCTAAATCATAGGTTGTGAAAGGgtcttgctttctctctctctctatctctctcttctctcactctctcttctctctctctctctctctctctcactctctctctctctctctctttcctctctctctctctcttctctcctctcgtctctctctctctctctctctcttctcctctctctctctctctccctctctctctaacTTTTTACCTTCAGGCATGAGGGCATTTATATCCGTTTTGAGCTTATTAAGATATGAAAGTACTGGTAAATTGTGAGGATGATTTGTATTTTATTACCATCTGAAAGTATTTAACTTTCTTCAATATAGTCAATTTGGATTGTTTATATAGttatttaagatttacaaagtacattACATAGttaattcatttaatcctcacaacaactctggggtaGATGCTAATAtcgccttcattttacagatgaggaaaccaactcTGGTAGTTTAACTTGTtcaggtcacatagccagtaatgtgtgagtcaggatttgaagtcaggtttccTGACTTGGCATCCTGCATTCTATATACTGTGACACTTAGTCACATGTTTGAATATCTTATTTACACATTCTTTAGAAGgagttatttgactttttataTTGTaatgaatgtcattttttttttcatttctagttaggcttaggtttaaaggatagggttttgttttgtttcttgttttttggtAGGGTGGATGCActcataatatatatatttttttaatttttcagaatatcatattataatatttcacttcatttctataaaaaaaatactttgcagTGCTATTCTGTCTAACTCTTGGAGGGCAAAGAGGTTTTTTATTACTGCctgaagagaaaaaagtatttcttaagAAGATGATTGGGTCCCTTTTTactggtgttctgtggattctttttGTATGTACTTGATATTCTGCTTTCAAAACTTGTGAATGATTTTTCCTGTAGGATTTTCTGAAGCACAGGTTTTCATTTTTTGCCTGATGATTTCCTCAAAGACataataattatatgatttttttatatGCTATCCTCAAGTTCAGTATTCTTGTGCTCTCATTGGTTCTTCCAATACTGTTGgttttttaatttagtttatctaactctgcctctgcctcttcaTTTTCATATTCTAAACTTGCATTCCATTTTCCAGACAATCTCAAATTTTTGGGAAGCCTACCTTTTGTACCAAATTGTCTACTCTTTTTagacttttgttttctttctctccagttTTTATCCTTATGTCTTTGATATTTTCACTTACGTCATTGATTAGTCTTCTGAATAACTGTATACATTTATGGGGTTCAAATATCAGTCAAGGTGATCCTGCAGATTCAATTACGATACTGCTTCTTAGTTGGGGATTTTTGACTCGGTTTCTGTGGAGCCACCTGAgatggctttttttctttattaatttcctCTTTAGTCAACTTCTATCTATATTCTTTACTGTCGATTTTTTTGAGGTGTTCCTgatgtgaaattgatttttatctttatttttctactaTCCTAATCCTATTTTGTCCTTTCTCCAACATCTGCTTCAAATTCCATATAACCTAAGAACTACGAAATATAACCCATTATTTTTACATTGAAAAAACATAAGTccagagagcttaaatgacttttccaaagcaAATATCAGGTTAATGATGAAGTTGGAGATAGAAGTCAGGTCTGTTGATTCCCAGTTCTCTGCCTGCTAGGTCAAATAAAAAAGGCTACTCTCCTTACCCAGGTTTATTCCCAATGCAAACTACAGATCTTTAAAAGAAATACCTCGATGATGAAGATAATTAGTTGTTTATAAGGCACATATATTATTGATTAATTTAATCTACCCATTCTGTGAATGAGTTGTTCCTTGGGACTATACAGTCTCTaatgttttattaataaaatttaatgtgAGTAATAACAAATTACCCACAATTTATCCCCTACAAATCTTCCTTTATGAAAACTAATTTAAAAGTTTGAACAAAGTCATTTAATAAAGACAGCCTTAGTTACTATCAAATCATATAGCATTTAGCATACATAGTTGACCATATCTTAACAGAGAAAAAGGTGTGTTATGACCTCAAAAACCTGTAATAAATTGGTCACAGTATTTAATTTGAATTCTTTCAAGTTATAGTATAGTtctcatttacattattatagtacTTCTTTACGTTCtcatgtttctgttttctttcaactGTATTagttcacatttttcttattttctccaattattcatattcatatttattgCAAAATAATAGTGTTATATAAACATAATGCAATTTTTTCAGCTACTCCCAAAGACATGAACACATTTACAGAGCCAGTTTTTTGATTCTAAAAATCCAATACGAATTTAGTATTTATTTGGGTCTGTCTTTCTTACTTTATTGCCCAGCCGTGGGATTGGTAGATGAGTCAATGATACAAACATTTTAACAtttctcacataattccaaattgttttccaaaactaCTGCACCAATTCATTGATAGTGTCTTTGTTATATGCATTCCCCAAAGTCTCATTAGTGTTAATAGGCAAAGAGAAAATTAGAGAAAGATTTCTTAGTCTTTAGGGGGAGGGCGGCATTAGGCACTGCAGGATGTGGCATTCTACATTGCTACCACAGCCCATTAGAAGATCTTTTTCGCAGCTCTCACCTCTTGCTCTTAGAGATCTCTCTTTCCTGGTAGAGGTGTCTGTCAGTGTCTCCTGTCATCCATTCTCCAAGGTCTCATCTTTCCTGAGTCTTGGAAATGAGAGGGATTGTTGTCTACGGTCTCTAGGTGGTATAATCAATGTCATCTCAATCTCACTGTCTTTATTTGTCTTTTGAGCCCCAAAGAACCCTGATttattcatcttcctcttcaatTTCAACTTCATTGTCCAAACATTTCTCATGACCATCTGTCTCTTCATTCGCTCTGTACTTTGATCATAGTTTAAGGACTCTCAAGTGATCTTACAAGAATGGAAAATGTCTTGGGACCATATATCTGAATGCATTGTCAGTTTTGGTGAGTTGAATTTGTAATGTACGAATTTTCAAATATGTCTTAAGTGCTTCTAAAACAAGCTGTGGAAAATTACTATATGTTAGAGCATAAACTAAAAAAGACTGCCATCTTTTGTGGAGAGTAAATCATCTTTACTTTTCAATATAAAATGGGGCTTGTCAAGGCCATATTGACCACTATCCTGACCCAAATAGAAGTAATATTAGTTcagttcaaagaggaaagaaattctTATTCTGAGAGTACAGTATTTGGAAATAGGGTCTAGTATTCAGAAATTATTCAGCATAAAGCAGATCaccagaaaatgaaatatttcataaccCCTCCTCACCTCTTTAATATCTATGGGCTTTCTCTGTAATGagacaaaagaaaatttcttaaGAAAAGAGAATTCTTGAACATAGGATGTTTCAGAACTCCTTCCTTAGAGTTGGTGGGGGATAGCAATCATAAAATATGGGAGTTAATATACTGAAGTCCTCCTTAGAAGAAGACTGATTCTCAGTATCATAAGATTTTGAATCTTGAGAGAGAGGAACCTATCACAAGTGattatgtgtataaaatatgAACTTCAGGATTCGTGCTCAAGATATTTTAATATCTTGGACAAAACCATTTCCTACAAAATTTAAGTCATATGAAATAGTTAATCTCAGAACTATGAAGCTGTCCACTTCTACCTCCCTCCTGGGACTTGTTACTCTGCTTTTTAATTCTATAGAGATCCATTTTACTCTTTGTTCACTTTATTAGATAATGGACAAAGGTTAGATCCGAATTATGAACTGATGGCCAAACGCAAATAATtggtgaaaaatgagaaatgattaggcaagaaacagagagagaggccTCCTTGGAGGGCGATTTACACATGAGGAATCTCTCTTTAGATTGTAAAATGTTGCAAACGATTTCAATGCtacatgatattttaaaaatagcattaagGTCATTTATTGCCATTTACTTTTTTGGTAGGTTAGATACTATGTAACTCTAAAGCTAAAagctatgttttcttttaattcctaTGACTACAGGATAGTAGTTTTAAAGTTCAAAGGAACCTTAAAAAAAGTAGTGATGAACCTAATTTATGACTCAGGTAATCAAGTCATAGagaatttaaattatttcctCAAAGTCACATAAGTATTATTGGAAGAACTAACATTTTAAACCATGTTCTGTGAGTCCAAATACAATATTTTTCTGCAgatatggagaaagaagaaaatgccaTAGTTCCCTTAAAAATTTCCGGATGTCATttaaacaataagcatttattaaatatctcctaTAGGCCAGGCATTACGACAAGTGTTAGATGTGACTCCTGAATCATAAATGATCTTTGACAGGGCTTGAATACCAGAAAAGCAGAAAGACTGCAGAAACGCAAATATcctaattttgaaaaagaaaaaagaagagaacttGCAAATTATAGGAGAATGAATTAGACTTTAATTACTagacaaaatatataatatattattaaagtgATGGTTAATAAAGATctagaaaatttaaaagtgaaaagaaagagcCATCAAGTCTTCATCAGGATTAGACCGTCAGATTTATCTATTATTTTTCAATATACAggaccaggagaattttgtatcTGTAGTTTATGTAGATATCAACAAAGACTTTGGTAAAAACTAATTGGTTGTTCTTGTAGAAAAGATATACTGTGGGATCAGCTAATCCAGCACTGAGACCCAGACCAACTTCTGAATTCCCCAAGTGTTTTTAGGCTCAGGACTACAGAAGTGGATGCTGCCACCACTGATGCTACAGCCTGGGGCCATGGCTACAGCTGGatccactcccttctcacccaggtgaaagagctttctcaccgacctttgaagctctctttagAGTTTGTGAgtagagaaatctgggaaacacaTCTACTGCCCGTGATTCCATGCTTttaagtctgctccagtcctgtctgtgctgtgctCAAGGCTGCACTGAGTTTCTGTCCGAGCCAGGtacgatagacctttcctgtcagactTCCATGTTGTCGGGATGAAAAtatctttcattctgtcttttttgtggcttctgctgctctagaatttgtgtggagttattttttacaagtttttttaGGATATGAGGGTAGAggtagagcaggtccatctttccactctgtcatcttgactgtgctccaccccccccccccactgtttttcagctgaggaaaatgagactcagggaAGATTAAATGATGACTCCAATGTCTCACAGGAAGTAAGCAACAGACCTttgctatttatcatttttattaatcagCTGGGCAAAACCACGGTTGCTATGCATGGCAAATTTGTGGATGACACAAAATTTGGGCTAATAGCCAATGCACTGGATGacagaattaatattttttaaaaagatatagaaaAGCTAGAACTGGAAAGACTAACGTAACAAGATAAAATTGAACactgataaatataaagtcttacacttggtgTTCAAATCTCAATTTCATTAGTGTAAGAAAAGGAGATATGatgagagagaagttggaagaaAAGACCTATTGGTTTTAGTAAACTGTTGCATTTTAGTCAAAAGTGTGATGTATAGAAAAACctaatttgtttttcatctcCATCTATCAATTAAAATTTAGTAAGGtattgtgccaggcattgagctaagTCTAGAGAATCTAAAAAGATGTAAAAACACTCTCCATCCTCAAAAAGCATACATTTTAATGGGCATGACAATACACATGCCAATTGGTATACATACAAGAAATACTGAATAGCTGGAAGGAACTCTAAGAGAGTAAAGAGATAACTACTCAGTGAAACAGAAAATACCTCTTTCAGAAgacaaagattaggagggaaaatattaaaaaaacggAGGTAGCTGGTAGAATGGAAGACTAAGAGCATCATAGGGTCCAGGGCAAGGTAAACAATAATATTGTTGTGTTATCCTCTGATCCATTTGATTATAAGGTATTATGTCCAGATTTAAACACAATAGTTTGGCACAGTTGTGGGTAAAATCGTCTAATGGAGGCAGCTGGAATGAATAAAGTTTTCAAATATGCATGAAGGAAGGATATGTTGCAAGAACTAGAGATGTTTAGCTTGAGAAATAATAGATTAGATTAACGGGGATGTGGTTACTatcctcaagtatttgaaaaggcATTATGTAGAAGCGAGATTGTACTCGATCTATTTGGCTACTAGATTTCTTTAAGGAAATGCTGGGGTGCCCTTGGGGGAAGTCAGCACAATATATGCAAAAGAGCACTAACTAGGGAATCAAAGAACCAAGAATCAAAATCTTTGCTTGAATTATTAATACTTTTATGCTTTTGGATGGTTACTTTAACTTCACTGTCTCTCAAtgtattcatctgtaaaatgagagggttaaattaaatgatctcttaggtctcttccagttcttgaTCTATAGTTCTATACATACAGGATTCTCTAGAATAACTCACCTAAATCATACTGAACTAGCTGCTTATATTCTCATAGAACCATGACATACACGCCCTAGGTTCAAAGGATAACCATGCGAGTAAAGAAAGTAAGGCCAAAGTTGGAGTTATGTTTATACATCTGTCAGATATTTGATAAAGAGTATTCATCTTCAAATGTGGGATGACTTTTGTAAtgtcttctaactctgaaattctgtgattttgtgggaAAGTATCAATTCAGTTTCATTAGGATTCTTTAGTCCTTATGACTAAAGTCCATTTAGtccattttatcatttatcagAAATGATAGTACTTTTGTGAATGTATTTATTTTAGGAATTTTCTGTGTAAACTGTGAAGTGCTAAATGTATGACTACTAGTCCATGCCTAGAATTCCTGTGtttaaataagaaaatgataaatatgactCAAGAAGGTCCGGAAACCTGGATATTTATGCCATTTATTATGGACATTCAGTTTGATTTTCCTAGGAACAGGGTTGAGAAGAGAGTTTTAATTTCTCTGGTATAAGGAATTCCCCAGTAAGGAAACTATCTCAACCAATGCAAGTCAGTAACTTCCCTGCAACATAGAGTTACCTAGATCAGTGAAACCTTAACTCAGGTGCCACCTGGAATAATTGCTAAAGAACCAGTTTTAAGGCCAAGAATATCTGATTCAAGTCCCATATATGACATAAACTAGCTACATGAACTTAATTTTTGAGAACAGAGAGGTTCAGTGAGTTTCCCAGAATTTAACTGGGATGCTATCCTATTGCATACCAGAAAATATCCCTATGGTCAAAGTTATGCAATATGATTAAAACCAACGCCACCATTTATTTGGTGGCAGCCAAGAGGGTTAGAGACACAGTATTTAATGATTTAATGCATGTATCCCGATCAGAAAACTGTGCAGTGTAGCTTACTTCTCTGACTCACCAATCTTGCACAGCATATATTTGTGAAAAGCCTAATGTACATGGAGTGAGATGGTTTGTCACCTATCATCAAGTACAGTGAGCTATATGAAATAGTGAGCTATTGTATCAAGCAATGTGCAGCTTTGAAGCATGTCTTGTTGTGCTCTGTGGAACTGGAAAGGGAATTTGGATTATGAGTTATCATTGATTGTCAAATTACTATGTTCTAGCACCTCAGACATGGTGAATCTGTTCCTCCTGGAGCTACTGAATTAATGTCCTGTGCCTCCTAGGGATGGACCTACCCTAACACGTTTCCATGACATTCAGAGATACTTGTCTTCCCGAACAGGTGATGTTTTTTCACAAGCTATGGAAAGAAGCAACAATAGCTTCTTAGAAGGATTTATCCTGGTGGGCTTCTCAGACCAGCCCCATCTGGAGATGATTCTTTTTGTGGTTGTCCTATTCTTCTATGTCTTGACTATCCTTGGGAACATGACTATCATCTTCCTCTCTGCTCTAGATTCACGACTCCATACCCCAATGTACTTCTTTTTAGCTAACCTATCCTTCCTTGATATGTGCTTCACAACAGGTTCCATCCCACAGATGCTCTACAATCTCTGGGGTCCAGATAAAAGCATCACCTACCTAGGTTGTGCCATTCAACTCTACTTTGTCCTGGCACTGGGTGGGGTAGAGTGTGTCCTTTTAGCTGTTATGTCCTTTGACCGCTATGCTGCTGTATGCAAACCATTGCACTACACTGTCATTATGCACCCAAGACTTTGTGGACAATTGGCCTCAGTAGCATGGTTGAGTGGCTTTGGTAATGCACTTATCATGGTGCCTCAGACTCTTATACTCCCCCGTTGTGGACGTCGGCGGGTGGATCACTTTCTCTGTGAAATGCCAGCACTGATTGGCATGGCCTGCGTGGACACTATGGAACTTGAGGCTTTGGAATTTGCTTTGTCTGTTTTTATTATCCTAGCTCCCCTTATTCTCATCCTCATCTCCTATGGAAATATTGCTTGGGCAGTGCTAAGGATCAAATCAGctgctgggaggagaaaggcttTTAACACCTGTAGCTCCCATCTCATTGTGGTCTCACTCTTCTATGGGACTATTATCTACATGTACCTCCAGCCAGCCAACACTTACTCCCAGGACCAAGGCAAATTCCTCACCCTTTTCTATACCATTGTCACACCCAGTGTCA
The DNA window shown above is from Notamacropus eugenii isolate mMacEug1 chromosome 2, mMacEug1.pri_v2, whole genome shotgun sequence and carries:
- the LOC140523589 gene encoding putative olfactory receptor 2W6 → MERSNNSFLEGFILVGFSDQPHLEMILFVVVLFFYVLTILGNMTIIFLSALDSRLHTPMYFFLANLSFLDMCFTTGSIPQMLYNLWGPDKSITYLGCAIQLYFVLALGGVECVLLAVMSFDRYAAVCKPLHYTVIMHPRLCGQLASVAWLSGFGNALIMVPQTLILPRCGRRRVDHFLCEMPALIGMACVDTMELEALEFALSVFIILAPLILILISYGNIAWAVLRIKSAAGRRKAFNTCSSHLIVVSLFYGTIIYMYLQPANTYSQDQGKFLTLFYTIVTPSVNPLIYTLRNKDVKEAVKKVLEKGHGTDKS